In the genome of Triticum urartu cultivar G1812 chromosome 5, Tu2.1, whole genome shotgun sequence, one region contains:
- the LOC125556412 gene encoding uncharacterized protein LOC125556412 isoform X2: MGPRWVPGICAVALLWLAAAAAEDPDPNELERAATTILLPQSIYFLQAINKVFGPFGRYLMPLGQKMMASSSFQLSLCCVGLFVMIWIATVVFKSNDILRKQTALKIQRSGKLLWWSSVCCLGK, encoded by the exons ATGGGGCCCCGGTGGGTCCCGGGGATCTGCGCAGTGGCGCTGCTCTGGCTCGCCGCGGCCGCAGCCGAAGATCCCGATCCCAACGAGCTCGAGCGCGC CGCGACAACAATTCTTCTTCCTCAAAGCATATATTTTCTCCAAGCGATCAACAAAGTGTTTGGTCCATTTGGAAG GTACTTGATGCCTCTTGGTCAGAAGATGATGGCGAGTTCCTCATTCCAATTGAGTTTATGTTGTGTAGGTTTGTTCGTCATGATCTGGATTGCCACAGTCGTGTTCAAGTCCAATGATATCTTGCGCAAGCAGACCGCTCTCAAG ATACAACGGTCCGGCAAGCTGCTATGGTGGTCAAGTGTGTGCTGCCTAGGAAAATAG
- the LOC125556412 gene encoding uncharacterized protein LOC125556412 isoform X1 — translation MGDLRPAGRRGWGPGGSRGSAQWRCSGSPRPQPKIPIPTSSSARSATTILLPQSIYFLQAINKVFGPFGRYLMPLGQKMMASSSFQLSLCCVGLFVMIWIATVVFKSNDILRKQTALKIQRSGKLLWWSSVCCLGK, via the exons ATGGGTGATCTGAGGCCGGCCGGGAGGCGGGGATGGGGCCCCGGTGGGTCCCGGGGATCTGCGCAGTGGCGCTGCTCTGGCTCGCCGCGGCCGCAGCCGAAGATCCCGATCCCAACGAGCTCGAGCGCGC GTAGCGCGACAACAATTCTTCTTCCTCAAAGCATATATTTTCTCCAAGCGATCAACAAAGTGTTTGGTCCATTTGGAAG GTACTTGATGCCTCTTGGTCAGAAGATGATGGCGAGTTCCTCATTCCAATTGAGTTTATGTTGTGTAGGTTTGTTCGTCATGATCTGGATTGCCACAGTCGTGTTCAAGTCCAATGATATCTTGCGCAAGCAGACCGCTCTCAAG ATACAACGGTCCGGCAAGCTGCTATGGTGGTCAAGTGTGTGCTGCCTAGGAAAATAG